A window from Festucalex cinctus isolate MCC-2025b chromosome 4, RoL_Fcin_1.0, whole genome shotgun sequence encodes these proteins:
- the LOC144018063 gene encoding homeobox-containing protein 1-like isoform X2: MFQHCEEPRFTIEQIDLLQRLRRTGIGQAELLHALDALDHLDHARDGRASNQPPPSCAPPSSSTAATQTVFADSRLSPSGFDLTSPVAMATVAQTNGKMSPLARFPLVGGGAVGYGFEVGDDDVDVDEKVEDLMRRDSGVIKEEIKSFLASRRISQAVVAQVTGISQSRISHWLLQQGSDLSEQKKRAFFRWYQMEKSSPGATLAMHTSAPLTLEDVMMDWQPAPPTFAPATGGFRLRRGNRFTWRKECLAVMESYFSDNQYPDEARREEISTACNAVIQKPGKKLLDFEKVTSLKVYNWFANRRKDIKRRANIAAILENQSVDVQSPGGQSNGDEVDGNDEQLLPSWMAALGRGAASGPRGCPLTGRAPAPRRRPSWSPPSPALRDERSSEKAAGDGAGGDEAGFALVDDIKTEAIEDD; encoded by the exons ATGTTCCAGCATTGTGAGGAGCCTCGCTTCACCATCGAGCAGATTGACCTCCTGCAGAGGCTCAGGAGGACGGGCATCGGCCAGGCCGAGCTCCTCCACGCTCTGGACGCCTTGGACCACCTTGACCACGCTCGCGACGGACGCGCCTCGAACCAGCCGCCGCCTTCCTGCGCCCCGCCTTCGTCTTCCACCGCCGCCACGCAGACCGTCTTCGCCGACAGCCGCCTGTCGCCGAGCGGCTTTGACCTGACCTCGCCCGTCGCCATGGCGACGGTCGCGCAGACCAACGGCAAGATGTCGCCGCTGGCCAGGTTTCCTCTGGTGGGCGGCGGCGCGGTGGGCTACGGGTTCGAGGTGGGCGACGACGACGTGGACGTGGACGAAAAAGTGGAAGATTTGATGAG GAGAGACAGCGGCGTCATCAAGGAGGAGATCAAGTCTTTCCTGGCCAGCAGACGCATCTCGCAGGCCGTGGTGGCGCAAGTGACGG GAATTAGCCAGAGTCGCATCTCGCACTGGCTGCTGCAGCAAGGCTCCGACCTCAGCGAGCAGAAGAAACGAGCCTTCTTCAGATGGTATCAGATGGAGAAGAGCAGCCCTG GCGCCACGCTGGCCATGCACACGAGCGCCCCGCTGACGCTGGAGGACGTGATGATGGACTGGCAACCGGCCCCGCCCACATTCGCCCCCGCCACGGGGGGCTTCCGCCTGCGCAGGGGCAACCGATTCACCTGGAGGAAAGAGTGTCTGGCCGTCATGGAGAG CTACTTCAGTGACAATCAGTATCCCGacgaggcgaggagggaggagATCTCCACGGCTTGCAACGCCGTCATTCAAAAGCCAG GAAAGAAGCTTCTGGATTTTGAGAAGGTGACGTCACTGAAGGTGTACAACTGGTTCGCTAATCGCCGCAAGGACATCAAGAGACGAGCCAACATCG CAGCCATCTTGGAAAACCAGAGCGTGGACGTGCAAAGTCCTGGAGGTCAGTCGAACGGTGACGAGGTCGACGGCAACGACGAGCAG CTGCTGCCCAGCTGGATGGCGGCCCTGGGTCGAGGGGCCGCGTCGGGGCCGAGGGGCTGCCCCTTGACGGGCCGCGCGCCAGCACCGCGGCGTCGGCCGTCCTGGTCGCCGCCTTCGCCCGCCCTCCGGGACGAGCGCAGTTCGGAGAAGGCGGCCGGCGACGGGGCCGGCGGGGACGAGGCGGGCTTCGCTTTGGTGGACGACATCAAGACGGAGGCGATAGAAGACGACTGA
- the LOC144018063 gene encoding homeobox-containing protein 1-like isoform X1: MFQHCEEPRFTIEQIDLLQRLRRTGIGQAELLHALDALDHLDHARDGRASNQPPPSCAPPSSSTAATQTVFADSRLSPSGFDLTSPVAMATVAQTNGKMSPLARFPLVGGGAVGYGFEVGDDDVDVDEKVEDLMRRDSGVIKEEIKSFLASRRISQAVVAQVTGISQSRISHWLLQQGSDLSEQKKRAFFRWYQMEKSSPGATLAMHTSAPLTLEDVMMDWQPAPPTFAPATGGFRLRRGNRFTWRKECLAVMESYFSDNQYPDEARREEISTACNAVIQKPGKKLLDFEKVTSLKVYNWFANRRKDIKRRANIEAAILENQSVDVQSPGGQSNGDEVDGNDEQLLPSWMAALGRGAASGPRGCPLTGRAPAPRRRPSWSPPSPALRDERSSEKAAGDGAGGDEAGFALVDDIKTEAIEDD; encoded by the exons ATGTTCCAGCATTGTGAGGAGCCTCGCTTCACCATCGAGCAGATTGACCTCCTGCAGAGGCTCAGGAGGACGGGCATCGGCCAGGCCGAGCTCCTCCACGCTCTGGACGCCTTGGACCACCTTGACCACGCTCGCGACGGACGCGCCTCGAACCAGCCGCCGCCTTCCTGCGCCCCGCCTTCGTCTTCCACCGCCGCCACGCAGACCGTCTTCGCCGACAGCCGCCTGTCGCCGAGCGGCTTTGACCTGACCTCGCCCGTCGCCATGGCGACGGTCGCGCAGACCAACGGCAAGATGTCGCCGCTGGCCAGGTTTCCTCTGGTGGGCGGCGGCGCGGTGGGCTACGGGTTCGAGGTGGGCGACGACGACGTGGACGTGGACGAAAAAGTGGAAGATTTGATGAG GAGAGACAGCGGCGTCATCAAGGAGGAGATCAAGTCTTTCCTGGCCAGCAGACGCATCTCGCAGGCCGTGGTGGCGCAAGTGACGG GAATTAGCCAGAGTCGCATCTCGCACTGGCTGCTGCAGCAAGGCTCCGACCTCAGCGAGCAGAAGAAACGAGCCTTCTTCAGATGGTATCAGATGGAGAAGAGCAGCCCTG GCGCCACGCTGGCCATGCACACGAGCGCCCCGCTGACGCTGGAGGACGTGATGATGGACTGGCAACCGGCCCCGCCCACATTCGCCCCCGCCACGGGGGGCTTCCGCCTGCGCAGGGGCAACCGATTCACCTGGAGGAAAGAGTGTCTGGCCGTCATGGAGAG CTACTTCAGTGACAATCAGTATCCCGacgaggcgaggagggaggagATCTCCACGGCTTGCAACGCCGTCATTCAAAAGCCAG GAAAGAAGCTTCTGGATTTTGAGAAGGTGACGTCACTGAAGGTGTACAACTGGTTCGCTAATCGCCGCAAGGACATCAAGAGACGAGCCAACATCG AAGCAGCCATCTTGGAAAACCAGAGCGTGGACGTGCAAAGTCCTGGAGGTCAGTCGAACGGTGACGAGGTCGACGGCAACGACGAGCAG CTGCTGCCCAGCTGGATGGCGGCCCTGGGTCGAGGGGCCGCGTCGGGGCCGAGGGGCTGCCCCTTGACGGGCCGCGCGCCAGCACCGCGGCGTCGGCCGTCCTGGTCGCCGCCTTCGCCCGCCCTCCGGGACGAGCGCAGTTCGGAGAAGGCGGCCGGCGACGGGGCCGGCGGGGACGAGGCGGGCTTCGCTTTGGTGGACGACATCAAGACGGAGGCGATAGAAGACGACTGA